In Acropora muricata isolate sample 2 chromosome 13, ASM3666990v1, whole genome shotgun sequence, the DNA window CAGGAGGAGACTTCAGAACGTCAACAAGAAGTTAATTCAAAACCCGGAACTGAAGGAAGAATATGAGAAGATCATTAAAGACCAACTGAGAGATGGCATCATAGAAACAGTCCCAGAACAAGCAAGCGGAGAGCGGACCTTCTACATGCCTCATAAGCCCGTTGTGAGAGACAGTGCCACAACCACAAAGGTGAGAATGGTCTTCGATGCTAGCGCTAAACCTCATCACCTAGCCAACAGCGTGAACGATTGTATGCATACAGGCCCTCCGCTGCAACCTCTTCTGTGGGACATTCTCATAAGAGCGCGTATGGCACCATTTCTGTTACTGGGGGACATTGAAAAGGCGTTCCTCCAAATCAGCTTAAGGGGAGAAGACAGAGACGCTTTTCGTTTCTTATTCAACGTTAATGGTAAAGAGGAGCGCTTCCGATTCACGAGGATACCATTTGGAGCTGAAGCTAGCCCCTTTATGCTCGCAGCCACATTGCAGCACCATTATGATTGCCAACCGGAGGATCTCCGCGAGACTGTTCAGGTGCTTAGAGAGAACACATATGTGGACAATCTGATGAAGACAGCACACGATCTTGGGAGTCTAGGAAAGTTCAAAGAGGAAGCAACCCAGATCTTAGCAAACGCAAAATTTCCAGTCCATAAGTGGGAATCGAACCTCCTCGAGCTTGAAAGTGAGAACATGCCCAATCCAGGGAAGATTCTGGGACACTACTGGGACAAGAGAGAGGATACACTGGAAATTCAGGTGCCAAAATCCCTCGAAGAAACTCCACTGACCAAAAGGACCATGCTTAGTCAGCTGGGAAAGATCTACGACCCACTGGGAATCATATGTGCAACTATGGTTGAAGGGAAACGCCTATACAGAGACGCCTGTGATGAAAACAGGAGCTGGAATAAAGAAGTTTCATCATCCGTAGCCAAGGATTGGAACAAGTGGACAAAGCAGCTAAAGGATGTTAAGATTCCCCGAAGCCTAATACAAGACAGCACAACAGTCGAGGCAGTTGAGATCCATCAGTTTGCTGACGCGAGCAACTTGGCCTGTTCCACTGTAACAATCGCAGTAATTCAGCAAGGAACTATGAAAGTGAAAGGTCTACTAACCTCAAAATCAAGAATATCCAAGCGGAACACATCAATTGCAATGCTCGAGCTGATAAGTGGTCACATGGCGGTCAACCTCGCTAAGAATCTCTGCCAGGCTCTAAATACATGGCCAATAAGGCCCGTAACAATTTGGATGGACAGTATGGTTGCCTTATACTGGATCTCGAACCCAGGAAAGTCATGGAAAGTCTTCGTTGCTAATAGAGTCAGAAAGATTGCCCAGATCTCAAGAGAACTTAAAATCCAGTGGAAGCACTGCCCTTCCGAGATGAACTTAGCTGATTTAGGAAGCAGAGGAGCCTCCCTTAGTAAGATGGAAGGCAGTGAGTGGTATACTGGACCACAGTGGCTGCTCAATCGAGATGACTGGCCTGAACAACCAAAGTTGATAAGCAGTACGAGGTCTCAAGAAGAAGAGCACCCCGTAAGAGAGATCATGCTTTACTCTGCGGAGAGGAAGCCAGCTGAGTGGGATAACCTACTAGACCGGAAGCCGTACTGGAATACCCTCAGAATAACCGCATGGGCGTTACGATTTGCACACAACAGCTCAGCCAAGTTGTGCAAGGAAAAGAGAAGACGTGGGCCTTTGAGTACTAACGAAATCATGATCGCCAGAAATTACTGGGTGAGAAGAGAGCAGAAGGAAATCCCTAACGGTCTAGAGAAACCAGGCTGGAAGCTTGTCAAGGATGAGAGAACGAACATTCTCAAGTGCGTTGGTAGGATACAGAATTAAAGACCTACTTACCTTGAAAAGGGGCTGTTCGTACAGAAGCTCGTTAAACATGTGCACGAACGAATGATGCACCTGGGGACAGCCAGCACTATGGCAGCTATTAGAGAGCAATGGTGGATACCCAAGCTGAGATGCCTGGTCAAGAGAGCGATACGCGACTGCAATATTTGCAAGGTGTTTGCCGCCAAGCCATTCCAGGGTGCAGCCACCGGTCCCTTGCCGACATTCCGCACCGAAGTGAGCAGACCCTTTCAGCACACGGGAGTTGATTTCGCCGGACCACTCATCTACaagataaacaagaatgaagagGGCAAGGCATACATACTTATATTCACTTGTGCGGTCCTACGAGCAGTGCATCTTGAGGTAACCAGGTCCCAAACGGCTATAGAATTCCAAAGGAAGCTGAACGCGTTTATCACTCGGAGGACGAGACCACAACGGATGATATCCGACAACGCAGCAGTGTTCAAGACAACCGCAGATTGGATCCGGAAGCTGCGGAGGAGTGAGCAGTTGCACGACTTCCTTGCCGCCCAAGAAATACAATGGACGTTCAACTTGGCCAAGTCTCCGTGGTGGGGAGGAATGTACGAGAGACTCATCAAGGATGTCAAGAAGACCTTGTACAAAACGTTGGGGAAAACAAAGCTCACACTCGAACAGCTTGAAGCGGTGGTGATGGACATCGAAAAGCACATGAATAATCGTCCTCTGACGTACGTTGAAAGTGAGAGTGGGGAGGACCAAGTCTTAACACCGAACCTTATCATGTGGGGTCAAGGTGCACACATTCTGGAAGACATCGAAGTCGAAGATGACGAACTTACAAGGTTTCACAGACGACTGAACAACGCTAAACAACACGCATGGAGTCGATGGCAAAGAGAATACCTTCATAGCCTCATGGAGAGTCATCGAGTGAAGCGACTTGACGCGCATGTCCCAGAAGTCGGAGAAGTAGTGCTGATCCTGGGAGAGGAGAAATACCGAGGACGTTGGAAGAAAGGAAAGGTGATCCGAATCGTTAAAGGAGTGGATGGCGTGGCGAGAGGGGTGATCTTGCTACACAAGCGGAAGCAATTGGAGAGACTGATACAGTCTGTGTGCCCCTTGGAGATAAGAAGCGCAGAGCATGAGCCAGAACAAGGCGCTTGCCCAAAGAGAAGGAAGCCTACCAGAGAAAGGCGGCGAGCAGCTGTGGACGCAGCATCTCGCATCAAGAACATTTTCAGAGACGATGATTAATTCGAAGGACTATCTTTGTAGTAAAAATTGCGAAACAATTTTTAGGGGAGCGTGACCGGAATTTCGTGACCATAATTTTTTCACATTTCAATCGTATAACATTTGCGAAATGTCCGCGACATcgaagctttcaaaattttcgatAGCAATATCAGAGGAAATCTGCAAGTACTTCGAACTTGACACTTCCATTATCaaacagaaaaggaagaagccaTACATTGACTTGTTTGATACTTATGTAAAATCGTGACCGGAATTTCGTGACCATAATTTTTACCGGACGTGACATTTAGTAGGCGTTAGATTGACTGATGTAAAGGGAGAGCTTGTAATCGGATaggtttttttaaaaaagaggACACGAGGTGAAGAGCACAGCGAAAAGCGAGGGGAAGAAATAAATCTGGATTTGTCGATACACTGTGTGAGTTGAGTGTACCCCAACAATTCGGTACAATCGTGTACATGttcctaaaattcacaaaattctATCGATAGGTTAGATAATCTCATTGCCATAATACCGTCTTTGTTCAGTTTATGAGAAGTGCTattcaggggcggatccaggattctATTTAGGAGAGGGTGCACCACAAAGGAATAGCGTAGCTAACTGGTACGCATTGAAGCGAAGCAAATTCCGTAGGACATCCATAAATAAGACACACGACGATGATGCACGCAGAACATCTGCTCTGACCAACAGAAGAGCTaataattcaaaattcaatgctaaattaccaTTTTATGACGTTTCTTATTAAAAATGTTTCAActtcgtttctttgttttttggcagAATACTAGTTATATTAGGAAGCTGCATATCATCTCGAGGGCGGAAGGGGCACCTCGTGCACCTCTCCCCAGATCCACCCCTTCTTTTCTAAACCAAGTAAAACACTTATTGGGAGACGACGCATATTTAGATTGTTAAGACTTCTTACAGTcctcagcaaaaaaaaaggcttaacgAATTGTTGACAATGTTGAAACAGAATCTTGTTGAAAATGTTTCACAGTGTGAATGAAGAGCAAACTACACTGGCGTTCCGTCAAAACCTAGCGTTTATTTTTGGACGGCACCTATTGGAGTAACTACggtatcaattgtttcattttatcaccaacattttacattttattgaTCTTGTCGAAGTACTTATCGCGCCATTTTAGTCATTGCGTCATGTAATGCGTCGCTTTGGTCAACCACATCTATACAGATTTCtcttgggtgtcctgtggttgttgtgttgacaaatgttcgccatgtttaatattctgctgTTTCCGTTTAAATAATTGCACActtcgaaacattctcaaacctccCACtcctcgctgaaaaacaggtatggattaaaatggcaatattttacattctgcactttatttagagcgctctcatctATTTTTCTGTCAAACCAAAGACAGATATTGTCCTTCAGTGttttgacccgaaaggtcagaggaggtcattttaacggGTTTAGACAAAACACTGACtcccggtcaactgaccccttactgaccccCAACTGACCCCACTACTGACCCCCTacaaaatcaatgggaaaatgaaaattaaaaaagcccagaactatcGATGGCAcctgattcaagttcatcaataaatttagcttacctgaaacttccaagatggcggacgcgttgCAGATTCCCGACTCTTGTTCTGCTTTAACTGAAGGACTTGTCGCGAAAAATCGAGCACATAATAAGTTGAAATATCAGTAAGCATGGTATTTGTACCCGCtagaaaattaagcaataaaaataacgaCGAAATTCTGGCAGATTAACACGCGCGCAACTTACCGCGAGCGGCACGCACACGATTACATCAACCGGAAATTTATTATGGCAAGCTTGTAGTCCCAGGTTGAGGTTTACGCGCGTGGTCGTGGCATGAGCAGTCCATCGCGATGCTTTCGCGAGCCTCTTCATTTGTCAGCGtttgtctttgcttcatttcccaatgcgtacgaaaggaatatttgatgatattcaatcttgtaatttctgtgctcgattttccgtcaacaaaacctccactaaacagtaaagggagaacaagagtcggaaatctACATGGCGTCCgtcatcttggaagtttcaggtaagctaaatttattgatgaacttgaatcgtgtCCCACTGatggttctgggcttttttaatttcatttatttttccattgattttatagggggtcagtagggggatCAGTAGAgggtcagtaaggggtcagttgaccgggggtcagtgttttgtcgaaaccccattttaacgacattttaagcgtttgaagcgtcacgcaaaagtaaatgcacagagatttctttctatcagacgaaagaccattatttcaacattcgatggaCGAGGTTTCTAAGGGTtcaaaggtagagcacattctctgtaacatatttcgtaggactcacttttatcgacgcaaaatataggcgccaagaataaaattatttgaaaactatagaatggcttaaatgcactcaaacttggccaaatgatgattaagagattgctcagttaggattaggaggaatattttatgagggctCTTTAGTTGACCttaaaagaccgtcaaaatgaagagacaaatcgcttgcccgagcggcattttcgtctgtgttcggtaatttgcatttttctccaaaacaaatcggtaaaaacccaaactaactttatcctgcttcgtgggacacattactcttccaaacctgaaagtatgagcgaaatcgatttttcaatgTTTGCCACGGATTTCgaaggttgtttgattcttacggacattcactcttaaagacatttttttacTGGTTACTTTTCTTTGACAAGGCCATGGAAACACTGACACGCAATATCTGTATTGCGTGACAAGATTTCTGCTAactaaccccttaactgccgaatgagcgctcagggcacttatagattttactaacgccagacgattttacccgccaatgtcccaattaaccccttaactgccgaatgagcgctcaggccACTTATattagattttactctgtctaacgccagacgaatTTACTCgccaatggggaaccctttggACGGGAAAGGGCTAAGCAACATGGACAACGCCGAATTGGAAGAGTTTTAGTTTCCTCCAGAAAATTAACCCCAAAattccaacaacaacaatactTTATTAACTCACACTTAAACTAATTACAGAGGATTGTTACATACATTACAAGTTAGTTAAAGACAATAATTAAGAAAGTAATTTAGGTAATTAGAGCCTAGAGGTTAAAGGAACCGTAAGGTTTTCGAGTTAACCTCTGGTACCTATTTACagttaattttaaataaaaaaggagcaacaaaagaagaaagagaCCAGTACCAGTCAATAATCCATATGCTTGATATTAATTTAAAAGTGTTTTTACACAATTCCTAAGAGTATAGTTAGTTTAAACAGTAGATAACGTTTTACTTCCTTGGCAAAGGAAAAGGTACTAAGATCTTTCAAGTAAGAAGGGATATCATGCCAGAGGTCAATTGCCTTATAGTAAAACATTTGTTTCCCAGTGTTGGTTCGAATACATTGTTTGCAGAAATTTTGCTTTGATGCATACCTTGTGTTGTATGTCTGTCGGCTCTTAGCATATTGAAATAGGTTATCAAACACACTCTGCAAAGGCCCTTTATGCCACATATGTGAAAATTCAAGCATGTAGGTGGTAAAAATTATCTACTGTTAAAATGTCTAAAAGATTTAAGAAAATGAGAGCGCTGTCAGTGTAAGGCCCAGATGTAGATGCAAAGAACATAGGACCGTATTTTGTTTAGATTGTAACGTTTGCTAATGCGTTTTATAAGCACTTCCCCAAGCTATCACGGCATATGGTAGATAAGGATAGATTAGGTTATAATATATTTGGTTCAGTTGATGAATAGATAGATAGTGCCTTAGTTTTGAAACGATACCAATATTACGCGAAACACGAAACATATATAAGAGATATGTTATTTCCATGTTGGTAACTCATCTATCATAACACCTAGACATTTTATGTGATCTTTTTTCCTTAACAGATGGCACGATCCGACCATGCTTTGCAATTTTATTTCTATAGTTCCATACGTTTTTCTATAACATTTAATTATCATATAATTAGTTTTGCTAAAATTTATAGAAAGTTTGTTAACATTGCACCATTCCTTAACTTTCTGTAATTCCGAATTAATTAGTGTTTCAAGACTCTTCAAGTCGCAAGCTGATGCAAAAAGATTAGTATCATCCGCAAATATCCTGAAGATTAAATTCTTTGAGCAATTTGGTAAATCATTAATATAAAGTAAGAAAAGTAAGGGTCCCAGTGTACTACCTAGTGGAATTCCACAGGTCACCGCTTGTCTTGGTGAGTCACAGTTACATACTGCTGCCTGTTTTCAAGATAACTTGTAAACCATTTTAAGGGAATTCCTCTAATTCCATATGATTCTAGTTTCTTCAGCAGTCTTTGTTGATTATCCGTTTCAAATGCCTTCGGGAAGTCTATAAATATCCCACAGGTATATAGCTTGCTATCAATTGCATTCCTTAGACTATCCGCAATTTCGCTGACAGCTTGCGCTGTTGAATGACCTTTTCTGAAGCCAAATCGAAACTGGAAGAGAATATCGTGCTTTTCAGTGTAATTTATAAACTGCTTGTATACTTGTTTTTCAAAGACTTGCGTCAAAGTGGGTAAGGTAGAAATGGGACGAAAATTGGATGGATCCATTTGAGTTTTCCCCTTTTGTCAACAGGGGTTACCTTAGACACTTTTAAATTGTTAGGAACAGTGCCCTGAGACAAAGGTTCATCAGAAAATATTAAAGTTAGTGCTTCAGAAATGTGGTTACAGGCAAGCTTTATACACAGCTGTTGAAAACCAATAGTAGATTTTTTTAGATTAATGTTCATAATGTCATCGTAAACCTCTTGAGTACAAATAACCCGAAACATAAAGCTCGATTGAAATGAGCGTGTAATATAATGGGTAGGGTCGGTTTCATTTCGAGGAAGTGTGTCAACTAAGTAGCGCCCTACATTGATATAATAATTGTTCAACTGGCGGGCAATACTAACCTTGTCTGTGTAGCATTTGTTATCACAGATAAGCTTTTTGATTGTGACTTGTGAGTTggatttttttgttaacaagCACCCCGATTAGTTTCCATGTTGTTGTCGACTTGTTCTTATGCAAGTCAAATTGCGTCCTAAAGTAGAATGATCTTTTAGCTAGTATAGCTCTTTAACTTTATTGAGCTTGCTCCTGTATAGTTTGTATTTCTTGATCTTATGAGTTTTGAATAGcctttgtttcttctttatAGAAGTCATGATTGCATTTGAAATCCATGGTTTTATGAATTGCTTCCTTTTTTGATTTGATACCTTCCGCACAGGTGCGTGTAAATCGGATATTTGTTGTAGCGTTTACGTCACATGCATGCTCTCGTTAACATCCGTTGTGACAACGGCAAAATAGTACTGAATATACCTTAACGCCTGGCAGCGatgtcaaaaaaattaaagctaaTCCACTGTCAAGTGATTCGGGAACTTCATGCAGTATATTTATTATTAGCCTACCGTCTTTCAACGTTAACAGTTTTGTgaatacttttttaaatttcaaggaaaatgaCGGTGGAGAAACTGTTCTTTTGGAGGAGGAAGAAATAACATCCAAAAAAGTAATAGTTACAGCGGAAGATGGAAGTACAGTCACGAATTATTTCATTCATGCCACTCGACCTTCTCCCAGTGCCTGatctttttctcaacaagtaAATAATATTACTAAGAGTATTACTGACTCACAGGGAGTCAAACTGTTAACTAAGACCATATACTATGCAAATCTTTGACTTTGTCCTCTCACAATTTTAATTCCACATTAATTGTGGTATCATAACAGAGGAATGATAAGTGGTATCTCCCACCATTATCCAataacttttgcaacattttgaaaGCAATCTGCTATCTCCATAATAGTTAAGATACTACGAATTAGAAGAAGTGAAGTTGTCAAGGGAGATTTGTGAGACAGAGTTGTAATTTCATTTTTGCTGAAAAGACCCTTGCTAAAAAGATCCACAAGGAACAAGGCTTGAGGCTGCAGTTACCAATGGAGTCGTAGAAAAACGTACGAGGATATGATGGGGAGAACTAGTGTGAAGAAAGATATCTATCTTTACTATGATCACCCTCTTATATGCTTATATTTGCTGAAGTTTGAGCAGTGTTTCCGGCTTACTGCAAATAAGGTTTTTCATTTAACCGCTGCTGTGGGAGGTTTAAGAAGATAATAGAAGATAGCAAGAGTACGCACCTAACACGCAGGGAAATTCCAATCCCGTAGCTGGTAGTTGTAATACTGACTGTATTCTTTTCCAAATACTTGTCTTTTGGTTCTCCGTTAACTGCAGGTGAAAGCTAACAGATTTTAATGAAGGTAGTACTATTGGCAACGAAAGAACTGTATTACTATAATGCATCTATGACTAACAGAACACAATAAACAGGGTGATTTAATGTCTTAAATTTATCAGCAACCAAACTATCAAATCCTTATTTAAAAGAACCATCCAAAGGTTGTCAAGATTGCAATCGGCCAGTAAAAAAATTCTGACATGGAGGAAAATCAAAGCTACGTACATCCAGACATCTTATTTCAGCACTGAAACACAAAGCTGAAATTAGAGCGTGGGAGATGAACTTGCAGCAAGAGGCAAGTAAAAGATCCATTGAAGAAGTTGATGGAGATGGCTACTAAGCAAATAAGGGAGCATTTCAAGGTTATACCCCAGCAGGGTTTGTACAGAATTCTATCAATATAAATAAGTGTGGAAATGATTCACCTTAAAAttgtcagaaattaaaatatttatgcAGAAATGTTACAAGAATACGTTTCTGTATGTTATTCGGTTAGATCTCCGGGAAGCATGATTGAAATGATTGGCTTTTTTCATGATGAGTAATCTCGTTAAGGTTTTTCGCTATTTCTTTCAAATAATGTATAACAAAGACGGCTTTTAGCATTTTACACTGAGACCTACTGCACAGTACAAAGATGAAGGTATTCTAAATAGACTGTGTAGTTTACTACATGGAAAACGTCACATGGCCATAGCATGACCTTTCACTGTTCATGGATTTACTTGGtactatctttttttttgtctaccATTTCTTAGGAAATGCAAGAATGCAGGTAATTTCACCACTAAGGTTCCTTGAGATTGCTTTAGAGTGATTTGCTACAGCCACCAAGCCGTCTCCCAAAAAAGCTGAACTTCACTTTTAACTGGTACAAGTTTTGGAGGAGCAGCCTTGTATACAGGAATCAAATCCTGTAggttttttttctgtcaaaGTTACAAGTAAGGGAAGGAGGGAATTACCCTTTCAATTATATCCAATGTCTTCCTTCCATTTGTTAACctcataattattgttttcactaTGGTATCTATATTGGGTGTTCTTTATAGCTGCAGGTTAGCCAAGTTGTTGAATGCAGCTGAAGATTGATTACTTTAACCAAGCTTTTAGCTCAGCATGGCATTTCACCTAGCTTGGACTAATAGGGCTCATAGGGTGATTGAATTTTTTAATATTGCATGAGCAACCCCTCTGCCTTTAAGTATTTTaagctagcccggaggtgactGTACAGTAATAGTTATTGCATTCTACTCCGAGCATCAAGCGCCGTACAAAACTCTAGAAATTaatcatttttcatttcattgtcaCGGACAAAGTAGTTTTTAGCGTGAATTAGAAGGCGGAGGTCAGCCTGGTGGTGCAGGAATTATGGTTCCAAAAGCAGTTGAAATGTTGCGATGCAAAGCTAAGCTGTGTTTTGTGTGGGTTCTTGTGTCTCTCTTCACCGTGACAAAACCAGACGGGGCGACGTAGTAGCTGCAGCTAAGTTAACCACATATGCACAGCGGCGGGAGACTGCCGAggtctttcttttcttacaaataatattaattgtttttgtattttgaataAATGGAGTAATAAAACAGAGCTGACACGACTTTCTAACAAATTTATTAAGGGATTTGGGGTAAGCTCGCTTCCTTTTAAGACGAAAAAGATGATGAGAATTCTCTCCTTTCTTCATAAACTATTTAAGCTACGGTACCTCTTGATTAATTTTTAGCTTCCTTCGCATCAATAGCGGGATAAAGTCGGGTTTGTGGGAGCGTTATACCGGTGaactttttaaaagaaaattaatgctcTGTTATGTAGCGTAAATTAATCTTTACAGTGCCTTTAAACTGGATTTACGCTgttgtttaaaattttatttacgACACCTTTACGTCAAAGCGTTAAACTGCTCTTTTACGCAGGTTTACGCTTTCCATTAAAGGTAGCGTTAAGCACAACTTTATCATACGTAAAGTTAGCGAAAAGTCGTGTATATTCAAACTTTACGTCATTTTTACGTGACCTTTATGCTAAGGTAAATTTCCTTTTTCGTGCTGTGGTGGTACCTTGTGGCTTATCAATACCAGCAAGTATGAGTATTTCGCAGCTCATCCCGTGTGCTGCGTTTGGCTAGAAGCCAAGATTGAAAAACTCTTACGCAGAACAAGGAGAAATGAAAGTGCATGACAACGGCGCGATTGTGAGCGGACCAGAAGAAATAGCGTCATTGTCCAGACGTAACGAGGTTGTTCAATTGTATCCGAGCGCCATCGCGGTTGAAATGGACGGGGGTGGTGAGTCGTGAAGGTTTGCCTTTTAAACTACGTTACTAATTCATAAGCACATCATCTATCAAATGGTTGATGATACATCACGTGCAGTGCCTTTATACAGATAAATCTCGTCTTTGTTGGTATACGGTGTTTTATCACTGCACTGCACTGCACGTCACTCATGAATATCAACTAATTATCAACAAAGCAACTGACACAACTAATGGTGGTTGCATATTTAATGTTCTCTCAACCAATTAAGGATGCACAAAGcttacttttgcacaaaagtAGTGGTGTATTATATTAATAAGGACCTAGAACAATTCTATAAAGCGGGACCACGGTCAAAATTCAGTATGTATTACTGTCAGGCTCAACGAAAAGGCGATCACCATAATGGGAACAGGCACAGCGTATCTCGATCAGGTCCAACGAGTTACAAGCAGGCATAACGTATCTCGAACATACACAGGGCATCTCGAAGAGGCATAGCGTAATACTATCTCAAACTGGAAAAGCGTATTACAAACCGGCACAACGTATTGCGAACAGGAGCAGCGTATCTCAAACAGGCACAGCACATCTCGAACAGGCACAGCGTATCACGAAAAGGCACAATTTCTTGAACGCCAAGACTCACTGAAACGGGCCGATCTTGGCAAACATCAACTTTTAGTTAACTGACGTCGCTAGCCTTCAACCTTTCTTCTCATACATTTCAACTAAGTGACAACGAACCGAACCTGTCGGTAAAAAAGCATCCTAGCACAATGAGTCATTTTAGAACAAGATTCCGACCGGAAAAGACTGCGTAAGCATGCTTTTACCGATGCATGAACGCCCAATCAAATTGTCAGTCAGTCCTGACAATAAACCACTGATTTCCGATTTAAAGACTATGTTATGAATTACAAATATTTTTGATAAAACTACCCTCACACTTGAGCTTGACTGCTCTCACGGTTGAACAACTGAagatttctcttttttcctaTCTCTATTTTCATCCTTGATTATAACAACATCTCCCCTTTCAACTCTGCCACGAGGTTGCTTGTgctgaaggttttttttttttttttttttattttttttttttaatttaaatcaCAAACacacataattacttacaatgcaCTTAATCTACTTACAACACGGTACGATACTTACTGCACTtacaagtaaaataaaaaaacaaacaatacagTATTTAGTCAACTATTCACATTATTTACATGCAATACTTACATTACAAGGATAAGGTTACGCTTACGCTATACGTAATACAACTTGCATTACGTCAAATTATTACTTATGCATATACTTATACTAATACTAAGATAACAACATTTCATACCGCTTacttgaaatttaaattttctttttatcatttttgattattttagTACTGGAGGGC includes these proteins:
- the LOC136896732 gene encoding uncharacterized protein, translating into MAAIREQWWIPKLRCLVKRAIRDCNICKVFAAKPFQGAATGPLPTFRTEVSRPFQHTGVDFAGPLIYKINKNEEGKAYILIFTCAVLRAVHLEVTRSQTAIEFQRKLNAFITRRTRPQRMISDNAAVFKTTADWIRKLRRSEQLHDFLAAQEIQWTFNLAKSPWWGGMYERLIKDVKKTLYKTLGKTKLTLEQLEAVVMDIEKHMNNRPLTYVESESGEDQVLTPNLIMWGQGAHILEDIEVEDDELTRFHRRLNNAKQHAWSRWQREYLHSLMESHRVKRLDAHVPEVGEVVLILGEEKYRGRWKKGKVIRIVKGVDGVARGVILLHKRKQLERLIQSVCPLEIRSAEHEPEQGACPKRRKPTRERRRAAVDAASRIKNIFRDDD